The region GttacaaatataatttaatagttaAGTAGACTTACTAAAGTCGGGTAACAATAAAAAGCCAAAAGATCAGGAGATGAGGTTTGATTGGGCATCAATTCTCTCATCCATAGTTGAAAATTTGCAATGCGACctcaagtttttgccttttttaaTGACTGAATGCCTATAGGCCTTTAGAGCAAGCCcaacagttaaaaaaaaataaatgttgggGTTGTTCTTAGGGGAAATGACAACTTTCACACCCACCCTAGTTTTGGAAATGCTGTTATCAGATCTGAAGAGAACTGCAGAGGAAAATGTCGGGACAAGCGCTTACCAACCATCCATGACCTGCTATGATCGCCATGTATCGAATGCAGACTAAcgttggacttgaccctttaggCCCCAACACAACAGAAGGCTGTGGATACCTGTTTGTTTTACTGATATGCAGAGAAGAGGTGTTATGAATCTGCCACAGTTGCAGGTCAGCATCCTCCGTGTCCACGAAACTAGTGGATTTTCTGCAGAAACTAGTGGAGGTCCAGTGTATAGAAAACTGAACAAGAACACAAATCAAGAAATTTAGCACAAATATAACTCTTACAACATTAATTTGTATTACTACTCATGCTATTTTAGGTAACACTGCAATTAATTCTTACAACATGTTAATTTTACATTGCCCTCTGAGGAGTAGTCCGAGCAGCAAATGCAAGCAATTGCATCCCAATTCTCATGTATGATACAGTAATGGCTAGCAGCCTACATACTACATTTCAAACAATATCGGAGTTCAGATACATCAACCACTAGCGTTCTCAGCAGAACCGTTGTTCTCTTCGTAATCACCTTGCCGGATTTTAGCAATTTCGGCCTTGGCTCTCTCCAGAATCTGCCGCTTTTGTGCTTCCAATTCTCGGTGGAAGTCCATCCTCATTTTCTCCAATTCCAGCATTTGTTGCCTCTTGCTGTCCTCAATCTTCTCGTATATCTCGCTAAATTTATGAATAGAGTCCGCCAGTAATTTGAAGGAAGATCCATCAGCTCCCGTTTTTCCCTTTTTCGTTCTTTTCGGAGGAAGACCCTCTGAATTGTCCTCTGCGTCAGCAGATACCGAGATCCCTGGGCTATCCCTCATCTCATCCAATTCATTAGCTCGGCTTAGATGAGATTTGGGGTTTGTGAAGACATATTCTCCCGAGTCCACCCCACAAGAAAGGCCTTGTTGCTGCTGGTTTGACGACAGGTTTGACGACAATAACAAATCCATCTTTCTAAAGTATACCCACCTACCTGTCACGCTTCTAGTCTCCGCTAACTtcatcttttcctttttgtATTTCTTCTTTAGGGTATCTAAACGGTTCCTACATTGCGTATCCGTCCGCTTGATTTTGGACTCTTGTGACACCTTTTTTGCGACTTCTTGCCACTCCTCCGACCGCAGGCTTTTCCTCCCTTGTTTAAGAAACCTATCGCCCCAAGCGTCCAGCAAAATGAACGTCTCGTGCTCGGACCAGTCCGCAAGTGGATTCCGCCCACCAACTGATGGCTTTGGCGGCGCAACTCCAGCAGCGGCAGCTGGTGCTCGGGGCACAAACTCGTAACTAGATAACAAGCTCTTCAGCTTCCTCTTCTTCTGATTCTTCTGTGTATCACCAGAGTCGGTATCATAGTCATCCTCGTCATCACTGTCACTATCCTCATCCTTAACAATCGGCTGAACCCCATTTCCCATATTATCATCATACTCCGCTTCATCATCAGAATCCTCGTCGTCCTGCTCATCCTCGCCATACTGATCGCCTACATGTCTAGGGTCCGGGCCACTCCACGCGGGGCGCTTCTGATTATCAGATGAACCGTAATCATCGCTCGCCCTACAAGTGTTCGGAGGATACCTAGCATCATCCTCAGTGTCATCCATTCACTCACAACAACTCAATCAATCCAAAACACTCTTTCAATAGGATATCCTAATTCCtaattcctaaatcctaatcccTAATTTCTAATTTCCTTTGCAAAATTCATTGCCCTAAACACCCAGTCCTCAAATAGCACAACAAATCCCCAAAGGGAATGCACTATTTTTCCTGTTAGATGACAGATTTCTTATTTCTATCTTGGATACAAACCACAAGTCCACACCTTTGATTCCAGCTTTCTATTTTTAGGCTCTAGATGAAATAAGTAtcctaaaaaaaagtgttttaaCTCCAAATTAATATTCTCTCCCCATACCTGTAAAACAACATCGATTGCATTCAGGATCAAAATACATAAATCAAATCCCAGAATCATTTCCATCAAACCCCAGATTCATATcacaggaaaaaaaatcaatcgcATACTAAAAGATTTTCCTTTTTCACGGAATTACATAGGAATTCAAAAaccccaaaaaagaaaaacaaaaaatactacTCCGAAAGTTTCTTACCTCAAAAAGCAAAGCAGGGAATCTTGTTAACAACCTGAAAGCTGAAAACTTTGGGCAAAATGGAGCTCCACAAGCCCAAGAATTTGATGAAAAAGAGATGGGAAAGTGAGAATTTTGGGTAAggctaagaaaaaaaattctatagTAATGAGCGCCGTGACCCCGTTTGCATTTCTTACCCACCTGGGATCTACAGAAACAGTGCTGCCACGGCTTCGCATCGGATGTAGAAAACACGTGCAATTGCCATATCTAATTGCACATTAGCCCCCATAGTCCTTGTAACTTGCATTTTCTCCCCTTATTTTGCTTCCAGATAAAGCTTATTCCCCCTTGGTATTATCATCACTCACACTCCAATTTGTTACATAAAGACAATGTGTATGTGGGAACTGACTCCTTGGTGGTTTAAGGTCTCAACTCACTCAATGGAGTCTCATCATTTCATCTTATTATTAGAGAGATTAAAAACTTGATGTGTAATTTGTCTTTATGTAAGTTTATCTATTGTTAGATGATCTGTGAATCAAACAGCTTACTTGATAGTTAGGTAGTCTATTTCTATGTTAGATTGTTCGGAGTGATTTTCAAACCCTCTCCtatcatttgtaatgttttatCCATGGAAATGAATTAAagtttaaagttcaatttcttttataaaacaaatcaataaatatttaacaTTGTTTAACTTTTTTCTCTCAAAATGTTGAATAACTAACCCGACTTGATAGAGCATGTGAGAGAATGTCAGTGTGTACAAGAGATCTACACACTTTAGGCATAATCCCCATACTGTCAGTGTCAAGTTTTGAACCTTGATCCCTTCTCCCAAATACCGTCTACCGAACTACTGAGTTAAGCTCGTGCAGGCAAAAATTGTTTAACCTACTGTCACTACTTAATGGTGTATACAAATTTCAGAGGTAAATCATTTTAGATTGTCTATAGTTGATTGATTTaaaccaagaaagtcaatagtcTGCTCCCACTAAAATcgaacttaaaattttataattaccaaATCAACACTAAAATCAATTTTGAAGTTGTCCTCAATACTTAACATTTTTCTATGGTgcaaattgatacatgtatcgATAGTATTGATTActatcaatataatatatttggcTGTATTATGTACCATGATCGCTAATATTAATACTACATGATACAATACGGCAAGCAGAATTATATCAGTGTGTATCAAAATCCTAAATGtttactaatatttaattttttaataatgaatatttaatatttagtataaatattatattcttattaatttaaaaaaagttaattatcgAAATGATATCTTGACTATaacgaaattatcaatttggttattgtttttttaccaattaagtctctcaactttaaaACTTTTAATCAATTCGGTCATTCGTTTGTTTTGTTGTTAAACATCTGTTAActtggaattaaaaaaaaatggtaatttcgctatagttaATGGACCGTTTTAATAATTAACTTTAGGAAGAAAATGGTACATTTGATgatcgaaatggtcccttgactatagcaaatttaccaatttggtcccgagtTAACGGATGTCTAACGGCAAAACAAACGAAAGACCAAAttgattaagatttttaaagttgagagactttttttttttgaaaaccattaAAAGACTTAATTGatcaaaaaaaatagtcaatgaTCAAATCTGTAATTTCGCTATAATCAATTGATCAttttaactctttaaaaaatctTAAACTTTAGGTAATAGGTGCCATGTCCAATTGTTATGTAGAGTAGTGTCATCTCCATTTGTTAGTTGTACCTTGTACCTTCAATTCCTTATTAATTGTTTCAGCAAAATTTAAAGTACAAATCTATACAACATTTATCATGGTGGCTTAAGACACTGTGAACATTGTATTTAGTACAATGTTTAACAACTCAACAATTTGAGATAATTGTTAAatgaattattaatataattataatatcaagtcaaattctgtaataaataaaattatatagtatTTAACTAAAACATGAAGAACATTACCCTGGTCTAAAGTGCATTTTTCAATAATggaaataattctaatatttttaGTGGTTTTAATTGGTTCATCCGAtcataaaaaaaagtataaaatttaattttaaaaaacaaagatAAATGCATTGTAATAAATCTTATATGGCAATGGGAATGGCATATTTGTTTTGGTAATTTCGATTGatttaacaaaacaaaaatacaaaaaataaaaagtagtttgagattatcaaaattaaaatgcacTGAAGCGCAAAGAGTCAATAACGTTTCCACTAAGACTCAAACCCACAACCTTCTATATAGGAGTGTAACTTAGTGCTACTATACCACAAGATCTTGACATGTGtgtacttatttatttatttaaggaataagggtcaaataggccactgaactgcACACCAAATTACAATTAGACCATCggactcaaaaagaatgcaattgggtcaatttgaaagtttaggactaaagtGACGAAACCGCCAAACTCGGAAGATCACATATAAtcgatttgaaagtttaggactaaaggTGGCGAAACCACAAAACTCGAAGGACCTTGGCTGGTATTTACtcgtaataataatatgaagcACTACAAAGTAAAGATAGGTATTTGAGAAACAAAGTAAGGGTAGATTTGTCCATTTACTGTCTTTTTTCTTCCCATTCCGCATGGAATAGAAATTTTTGGATAAAAGATTGGTAATTAAAATTCCATGAAATGAGTGAATTGTAATTTCgtcattttaaacaaacaatataattttagaaGTTAAAGggttatataaaaaataaattcaaaaagtaTCAAACAACATGTTATATGTGGAACTTATTCCTAAATTTTCATAGCTAGAGAATTCAAGTTTCCTCACTTCTTAATCAGTTGtagatataataaataaatatatgtgtaaCTTAATTGGTCACATAGATAAAGTTTGAgagtataatataaataaatacacaattaAAATATGAACAAGAGCTGAGAGTATATAATTGGCGATTGAGTTCAGGAGCTAGCAAGTCAAAGTTGATGGGTGACATGGCTTCCTATGACTATGAGAAGCAGCCAATCAAGATTGTGGATAGAATACTATACCCCAAACTGTACTTTCTGTAATCCAAACAACTACACTCTACTATacaaatgccctccattttctGACAAATTACCAAATtccattttcatttaaaaaaataaaaattaattggtATGAAATACATTATATCTTCAGTTCTACATTGGATATGTGTGATTTGTGAGTTATTATATAtgagttaaatttatttagtgtACATCATCTGATGACTATGAATTTCTCTCGtcatttaattacaaaaattaaaaatacgaCTTGGCTTAAAGGATGCATAATTCAATCTACTAATCTTTTCTTTACATCATATGACTTGAATTACATATGTGGTATTAGCTCAAAAGTATTAGACTTGTAACATTTTggattaactatatatataatttgatggaAATTTTTTAGAAACATTTCACATTTTAgttgataaaataaatgttCAAGTACTAATAAAAAgatgtaaatttaatttatatatatactattaaattgATGAATTTAGTCATTATcattatactattaataatattagaattaaataaaattcataACACTATTGGTAAGAGACTAAGAGTCTTTAAATCTGCCTATGTTACATGCATGTCTCTCACATGCGAATTGAAATGTGCAATAGTTagtatattatttcatttttgaaatttatttcaatatattttcataaagtTCATGTATCAATGCATATGGATTTCAAGATCAGATTAATAGATAGATTATTAGATTTGATATGATTATTTAGTGAGAAGTGTGGTAATATAGGTTCATACCTATTTacgttaaaaaaattataatcaaatttaCTCAGATATTTTGTAAAAGAAAGGGACATGATGAATATCTAGTGCGGGGGGATAGAGCTAGGAGCAGGGGCGGAGCCAGGATTTGTTGGTGCGGGGGGCCAACCACCCTTCGGGcgaataataaaatacattaatattcattatttaacGTAACATATCTTGCGTGTCACAAAAAATATCTATACTAAAAATTATCTATACTAAATTGTTTTTCAATGTATACTAACAAACAATCATTAAGAAATACGCAATAACCTGAATGTGGGAGCATAATTAACATTTGAtcgcatgtaaatcaaattaatcaactaaagaATATTCATGATCATGAATTTTATTAAAGATGTATTCTCAAATTCGAATGACCAATAAAATGCTTCACTTCTTTAACCTGGATACCTTAATCGTCATCTTAAATCCAAGAGTTTATAAGGAAGCATGCAAGTCAAAGAAGAAGAGTTGATGAAAAACTAAAGGAAATAGTCTTTCTTTCCTTCTTGCCGAACTAAAATGAAGGAAAGCAAAATTGGTTTCCTTGTTTTCTCTTTGACTTAGTCTCTCACACTGCAGCAAATGAAGAAAAAACCAAGGCTATGAAATGGGTTTCTATGGTTGCTTTTTTATTCTGCCAAAACCAAAAGCAATGGCAAAGGAAACTAGGGAAACTAAGgaatgaataaataaagaaaaaacaatttccttttattttttctctcagCTGAAAAAAAAAGGGGATAAAAAGTCATGAAAAATGGTTTCCTTGTCTTCCTTTTCTGTCgaaaacaaaatgtattaaaagccaaaaattaaactaattattgTTTTTGCTTCTCAAACCTCTTGAACTGTGGTGTGCAGCTATCTGATTTTGATGAGGGGGCcacacaaaaattatattacaatttacaatactaataaaagaaatttttttgcGGGGGGGCCAAGGCCCCCTGCAGCTCTCACTTGGCTCCGCCCCTGGCTAGGAGGGTCTTCTTCAATATCAACTTGGTAGGCGGGTTATTAACTTGAGATGTCATACATTTTTGCAGCTGAATTTGGGACTTGAGGGTGAGGGAGGTTCCCGTTAGCAAATGACAAATGTTGGAAATAGATTTGGATTCTAAAGTTGTGATCAAAGACTACCAATGACATGGGTTTTGACTATGATGCCGCTACTCTTCTAGTGAATTGCAAGAAATTCTTTTAGACTAGAGAACTCTAAcaagttttaatgttttaaggGAGCGCGATAACAAATGTGCTGATTATGTGAATATTGAACAATTAAGTGAATTGGAAGACAACAATGCTAGTTCAATTATCATATAACTTAAGGGACCAATTCAAATAGGATGAGTGGAGGCTCAAATTCAGATGATATAACTAGATAAAGAACGTAAAAGTTCATGTCTATTGAATAATTTTAAGTGTaccaattaatttgataataaaaaaaactccACTACGTCTAATGCAACCAACATTGCATACAATACTAATAATGTTCAATATAATAAAGTCAATTATAATGATTGCACTATACCTTTCTCGGCCTTTTGACTAAGATCAAGTGTAGTATATGTTCTTATAAGTTTAATATCTGATACATGGACTATTAGCTCACACaatattaactcatttttttaGGGAAGACCCATTAAGGCAGCTTGCTGTCTGAGCCTTCGAGCGTCGCCTTGGCGTTGCACTACTCGGTCTGGCGCaccctatttaaaaaaataataaataaataaatcaatcaattaagaaaaaagaaaagaaatttagGAAGTTAATGAGAGAAGAAACAAAAAGGAGAGGGGCATTTTGGTCTTTCCGTTGGGCGCCATTGAAAGATGGAAGTTTGGGAGATAGGAATCGCTAGTGAGTAAAGGTGCTTCGCTAAGCACCACAAAAGCTCCAAGCTCTGCTGCAATGGCGTCTTCTTGCTTTCTGCAATCGCCATACCCTCATTCTCTCTtcgtttcttcttcttcttcttcctcttcttcttcttcacactCGTCATTACTTTCTCCTTCTcattcccccttctttttctcccCAAGAAATGCACGAAATGGGAAAAAGCTTAGGCAGGCCATGGCGCGTATGGGAGCAGAAACCCCAAACAACGACGACAGCGATATCTGCAACAGGAGGCTGATCCTTTTCGCCGGTATTTCAGTTCTTCCGCTCCTTCAACTCAGAGCCAGGGCTCTTGAAGTCTCGCCTGCAGGTGTGTTAGCTATTTTAgccttcttgttcttgttttctCGAATTAATTACTGCGCTCATGAATTAATTGATGAGTAAATTGCTTAATCTCGAATGCTTATGGTTTGATATTGAGTTTTGCTTGAGGTAATCTATGGTTATTAGGCGTAATGTGCACTTGAAATGAAGGTAAAGGTTAAAGATGATTCCTGCTTGAAGATCTTTGAGGGTTAAAAGCTATGGAATGTGGATTTATGATCTTTAATTTCTGAGACCATTACTGTTTGTCATTCTTATGGCTCCTGACTGTATGTGTGAATGGTATAAGTGCTTgaaattatttactttttttttttttttactgaaaaattattatttttgtgattAGATATAAGCTGCTAGTTTGTGATATTCAGACTCGTGggtggtattttgtttttattgctATTTGACACAAAATGTTGCTTTGA is a window of Ipomoea triloba cultivar NCNSP0323 chromosome 11, ASM357664v1 DNA encoding:
- the LOC115997492 gene encoding trihelix transcription factor ASIL1-like — encoded protein: MDDTEDDARYPPNTCRASDDYGSSDNQKRPAWSGPDPRHVGDQYGEDEQDDEDSDDEAEYDDNMGNGVQPIVKDEDSDSDDEDDYDTDSGDTQKNQKKRKLKSLLSSYEFVPRAPAAAAGVAPPKPSVGGRNPLADWSEHETFILLDAWGDRFLKQGRKSLRSEEWQEVAKKVSQESKIKRTDTQCRNRLDTLKKKYKKEKMKLAETRSVTGRWVYFRKMDLLLSSNLSSNQQQQGLSCGVDSGEYVFTNPKSHLSRANELDEMRDSPGISVSADAEDNSEGLPPKRTKKGKTGADGSSFKLLADSIHKFSEIYEKIEDSKRQQMLELEKMRMDFHRELEAQKRQILERAKAEIAKIRQGDYEENNGSAENASG